The stretch of DNA ACGGCGGCCGCGTCCGGTCGCGACAGCATCGGCGTGGGGCACGCGTGGTCGTTCAGCTTCGACGCGTCCTGGCAGCCGACGCTGTGGCTGCTCGACGGTCACACGGTGCACGTGTTCGACGAGGAGACGATGCGTGACCCGGACCTGATGGTCCGGCAGACGCGGGAGCACCGCCTCGACTTCCTGGAGGTCACCCCGTCGTTCCTCGACCGGATGGTCGCCGCCGGACTGTACGAGCACGAACACGTCCCGGCCACCGTCGGTTTCGGCGGCGAAGCGGTCAACCCCGCGCTCTGGCGGACGCTGCGCGAAATCGCGGAGGGCCGGGCGTTCAACCTGTACGGGCCCACCGAGTGCACCGTCGACGCGCTGATCGCGAAGGCCGCCGACGCCGAGGAGCCGCTGCTCGGGCGGGCCGTCCACGGCGGCACCGCCTACGTTCTGGACCGGCTGCTGCGACCGGTGCCCGCCGGCGTCGCCGGTGAGCTGTACCTCGCGGGCAACGGTGTGGCCCGCGGCTACCTCGGCAGGCCCGACCTCACGTCGGGTCGTTTCGTTCCGGACCCGTTCGGTGGCGCGGGGGAGCGGATGTACCGCACGGGTGACGTGGTGCGGTGGGCGTCAACCGGTTCCGGTCTCGAATACGTCGGGCGCGCCGACGACCAGGTGAAGATCCGCGGGTTCCGCGTCGAACTCGGCGAGGTGGAATCGGCGCTCGCCGCCGTGGCGGGTGTCCGCGACGCCGTGGTGATCGCGCACACCGACGATCGGGGTGTGCGCCGCCTCGTCGGCTATGTCACCGTGGACGGCGCGCTCGACCCGGCCGTGGTGCGGTCGGTGGTCGCGGAACGTCTGCCCGACTACATGGTGCCCGCGGCGATCGTCGTCGTGGGAGCGTTCCCCGTCAACGCCAACGGCAAGGTCGATCGGAAGGCGCTGCCCGAACCGGACTTCGGCGCCCTCGTCGGATCGGGTGAGCCGCGGAACGACACGGAGGCGACGCTGTGCGCGGTGTTCGCGGACGTGCTCGGCCTCGACCGGGTGGGTGTCGAGGACGACTTCTTCGCTCTCGGTGGCGATTCCATCGTGTCGATCCAGCTGGTGTCCCGGCTGCGGGCCGCCGGCCTGCAGGTCAGCGCCCGGCAGGTGTTCGAACTCCGCACGGCTGCGGGGCTCGCCGCGCTCGCCGGCATCGCCGAGGTGCCGGGAGTGACCGTCGGGGCCACCGAGGCGGACGCCGTCGGCGACGTCCCGCTCACCCCGATCGTGTGGGAGCCGCTCGAATGGGGCGGCGACATCAGCCGCTTCTCGCAGGCCCGGCTTCTGGTGGCACCGCTCGGCCTGGACGTTCCGGTGCTGGAGCGGGCCGTCGAGGGGCTGCTCCGGACCCATCACCTGCTGCGGTCGCGGTTCGTGGTCACCGGCGGCGAACCGGACTGGGTGGTGCCCGAGACGGTCGGTGCGGTCGCACCGCTCGTGCGGCGCGTGGACGTCTCCGCGCTGCCCGCCGACGGCTGGCAGGCACTGTTCACCACCGAACGGGAGCGCGCGTACGCCGCGCTGGACCCGGCGGCCGGGGTGATGCTCCAGGTGGTGTTCTTCGACTTCGGTCCCGGCAAGCGCGGACGCGTCTTCGTGGCCGTGCATCACCTGGTGGTCGACGGCGTGTCGTGGCGGATCCTGGTGCCGGACCTCGCTCTCGCCGTCACGCAGGTCACCGCGGGGGAACAGGTGTCGCTGCACTCGGCGGGAACGTCGTTCCGGGCCTGGGCCGCCGGGCTCGCGGAGGCCGCGACCACCGAGAGGATCACCGCGGGATGGTCGCACTGGCAGCACGCGGCCCTTGCGGACGAGCCGCAACTCGGCGTGCGCCCGCTCGACCCGGCCCTGGACACGGTGTCGTCCACCTGCTCGATCTCGGTCCGCGTGCCGACGGACGTCACGGAACGCGTGCTCGCGGCGGGATCCGTCAACGACGTCCTGCTCGCGGCGCTCGCCCTGGCGGTGGCGTCCGAGCGCGGCGGCGACGTGGTCCGCGTCGATCTGGAGGGCCACGGCCGCGAGGAACAGGTGGTGCCGGGCGCCGACATCTCCCGCACCATCGGCTGGTTCACGTCGATGTTCCCGGTCGCGCTCGACCTCGGCGGGATCGACGTCGCCGACGCGATCGCCGGGGGACCGGCGGCCGCGGACGCGCTCGACGAGGTGTCCCGGTCGCTGCGGTCCGTGCCGGACAACGGAATCGGCTTCGGCCTGCTCCGTCGCCTCAACCCGGAGTTCGCGGACCGCTTCGACGGGTACCGGGCGCCCGCGGTCGTGTTCAACTACCTGGGCCGCATGACGCTCGGCGAGTCCGCCGGCTCGGCGTGGTCGGGAGCGCCCGAGGGCGTGGCACTCGGCGGCTCGGTCGACCCGGCCACCCCCCTCGACCACGTGCTGCAGGTGGACGCGATCACCGAGGACACCGACGACGGTCCGGTGCTGGATTGCGAATTCGCCGCAGCGGACGGTGTTCTCACCGCCGACTCGACCCGCGCCCTCGCGGACCGGTGGGTGCAGGCGGTGACCGCGCTGGTCGCGGTCTCATCGGAACTGAAGTAACCGAACACTATTCAGATGGACGACAAGGGAGATGGCATGACCGACAACAACGGAACGCTCGACCGGGCGCAGATCTTCGCCGACACGGCGCGCGTCCTCGACGTCGAACTGGACGAACTGGTGGCCGACGTGAGCCTGATCGATCAGGGCCTCGACTCCGTGCGCCTGATGGCGCTCGTCGAGGAATGGCGCAACGCCGGAGCGGATGTCGACTTCGTGACGCTGGCCAGCACACCGGTTCTCGACAACTGGGTCGACGAGCTCGTGGCGAAGTGAATCGGGGCTCGATCATCGTGCAGATCCTCGACAAACTGGTCATCGACATCGACCCGCTGCGGACCAGCCGCGAGTTCCGGTACATCTTCGTCGCCCGGGTGGTGTCGATCTTCGGGCTCGGCTTCCTCGTCGTGGCGATCCCCCTGCAGATGTACGAGCTCACCCGCTCCACCGCACACGTGGCGGCCGTCGCAACGGTGCTGGGACTCACCACGTTCGGTGCCACGTTCGTCGGCGGCGCACTCGCCGATCGGTGTGATCGCCGACGGGTCATCGCGATCGCCCGCGGCACGGCCGGGGTGTTCTTCGCCGTGCTGGCCGTCAACGCGTTCCTTCCCGAACCGCAGGTGTGGGTGATCTACCTGTGCGCCGTCGTGGACGGGGCGTGCGGCGGCATCTCGGCGACGGCGCTGATGGCCGTGACCCCCAGCCTCATTCCGCGGGACAAGCTGGCCGCGGCGGGGGCGCTCATGGCCCTGACCGCGGATCTCGGATCGATGATCGGTCCCGCGCTCGGCGGTGTCGTGATCGCGCTCGGCGGGGTCGGCGCCAACTACACGCTGGCCGCGATCACCACCGCGATCACGACGTTCTGCATCACCCGGCTGCCCTCGCTCCCACCGCCCAACGAGGTGTCCGAGTCGCCGCTGCGGTCGGTGGCCGGGGGATTCCGGTTCGCGATCGGCGACCGGGTGATCGGCGGACTGCTGCTCGCCGGGTTCGTATCGATGCTCCTCGCCGGCTGGGCCGTCCTCATTCCCGAATACGCCGCCGAGGTACTCGGCGTCGGCCCCGCTGCCATGGGTCTGCTGTATGCGGCGCCCGCGATCGGCGCCGTCGTCGGTTCCCTCACCAGCGGCTGGACGGGGACGGTGCGACGGTCCGGACTCGCCGTGTTCGCCGCGATGCTGATCTCCGCGGCCGGACTGGTGGGGGCAGGCGCTGTCGGGTCGGTGATCGTCGCCGTGGCCGGGCTGCTCGCACACGGCTTCGGGGAGGCGGTGGCCGACATCCTCCGCTTCGCGACGGTGCAGAAGTACACGCCGGACGAGTACCACGGGCGGATCGCCGGGGTGTGGACCGCGCAGGTCACCGCCGGCGCGTCGGTCGGCGCGTTCGTCGCGGGCGTGGTCGCGGCCGTGGTCCCGGTGCACCTGGCGCTGACCGTCTACGGCGCCACCGGGTTGGTGGCGACGGTGCTGCTCTGGGCGATTCTGCCGACGCTGCGCCGACTGGACGAGAGCCGGACGCCGACGCCCGTGGCCTAACATCGCATGCACACGTGGCATGGAGGGCAGGCTTCTGCAAATGACCGAACGCAGGTTCTCGCTCGATCAGCGGATCGTCGCTGCCCTCCAGGTCGACGGGCGGTGCTCGTGGAGCCGGATCGCGCAGGCGCTCGGCGAACCCGAGCGGAACGTCACCCGGCACGGGATCGCGCTCCTCGAGTCCGGCCGGGTGGCTGTCACCGCCGTCGCGAACAGCGGCGGCACCGCGATCGTCCGCCTCCAGTGCTCCCCGGGAACGGTGCGGGTGGCGGCGAGCGCCCTCGCCCAGCGCAGCGACTGCATCTTCGTGTACATCCTCACCGGCACCGCCGACTGTGTGGCGGAGATCCACGTGTCCCGGGACCGCCTCCCGAAACTCGTCATGGACGAACTGCCCGCGACGATGGGCGTCGTCCGGAGCTGGACCGACCCCGTGCTGCGGTACTTCCGCACGGTCCGCGAATGGGAGGCCGGGGTGCTGACCCCCGCCGAGAAGGAATCGATCGGCGGGGTGGCGCCTCCAGCGTCCTTCCTCACCGATCTGGACCGCGGCACCCGGGATCCCGTCGATCGCACCATCATCCGTGAACTCATGCAGAACGGAAGGGTGGGCACCACGGCGCTCGCCCGGACCGCGGGGGTGTCCGAGGCGACGGCCCGGCGGCGCGTCCAGTCACTGCTCACCGAGGGGGCGATCAGTCTCCGCGTGGTGGTGGATCCGGCGATGTTCGGGCTGCGGGCCGAGGCGATGCTGTTCATCAAGACCCAGCGCAACCGGATCGAACCACTGGTGCGGGGGATGCTCGAGATGCCCTACGTGCGGTACGCCGCGGGCACGGCGGGCGAGTACCAGGTGGTCGCCAACATCGCCGCGCCCGACGAGTCGGTGCTCTACGACTACATCAC from Rhodococcus opacus B4 encodes:
- a CDS encoding phosphopantetheine-binding protein produces the protein MTDNNGTLDRAQIFADTARVLDVELDELVADVSLIDQGLDSVRLMALVEEWRNAGADVDFVTLASTPVLDNWVDELVAK
- the entS gene encoding enterobactin transporter EntS, with amino-acid sequence MNRGSIIVQILDKLVIDIDPLRTSREFRYIFVARVVSIFGLGFLVVAIPLQMYELTRSTAHVAAVATVLGLTTFGATFVGGALADRCDRRRVIAIARGTAGVFFAVLAVNAFLPEPQVWVIYLCAVVDGACGGISATALMAVTPSLIPRDKLAAAGALMALTADLGSMIGPALGGVVIALGGVGANYTLAAITTAITTFCITRLPSLPPPNEVSESPLRSVAGGFRFAIGDRVIGGLLLAGFVSMLLAGWAVLIPEYAAEVLGVGPAAMGLLYAAPAIGAVVGSLTSGWTGTVRRSGLAVFAAMLISAAGLVGAGAVGSVIVAVAGLLAHGFGEAVADILRFATVQKYTPDEYHGRIAGVWTAQVTAGASVGAFVAGVVAAVVPVHLALTVYGATGLVATVLLWAILPTLRRLDESRTPTPVA
- a CDS encoding Lrp/AsnC family transcriptional regulator produces the protein MTERRFSLDQRIVAALQVDGRCSWSRIAQALGEPERNVTRHGIALLESGRVAVTAVANSGGTAIVRLQCSPGTVRVAASALAQRSDCIFVYILTGTADCVAEIHVSRDRLPKLVMDELPATMGVVRSWTDPVLRYFRTVREWEAGVLTPAEKESIGGVAPPASFLTDLDRGTRDPVDRTIIRELMQNGRVGTTALARTAGVSEATARRRVQSLLTEGAISLRVVVDPAMFGLRAEAMLFIKTQRNRIEPLVRGMLEMPYVRYAAGTAGEYQVVANIAAPDESVLYDYITTAPWVADALALETNMVVQAVKRSGRVM